One genomic window of Methanosarcina acetivorans C2A includes the following:
- a CDS encoding SDR family oxidoreductase, translating into MSKTILITGAGHGFGKGTAFGLARAGHKVIAAAQIWPQVWDLRTEAKEQALELEVIKLDIRDEIDRQHALTYDIDILVNNAGIMESGAMAEIPMERVRESFETNVFGHLELTQGFVRKMIKQGHGKVVWISSMGGILKVPFLGAYCATKHAIEAIAWIMKEELAPYGVKVATINPGAYRTGFNDTGAESAYQWYDPEKGLIKLPDYRDALSQQYDPQEMIDVMVEVIPSDDHLYRTVKPETTADIMKQVQANEWKAKV; encoded by the coding sequence CAATACTTATTACTGGTGCCGGGCACGGTTTTGGCAAAGGAACAGCATTTGGTTTGGCCCGGGCAGGTCACAAAGTTATTGCGGCTGCACAGATCTGGCCTCAGGTCTGGGATTTACGAACCGAAGCAAAAGAACAGGCTCTTGAGCTTGAAGTAATCAAACTCGACATCCGGGATGAGATCGACAGGCAGCATGCTTTGACCTACGATATTGACATTCTGGTCAATAACGCAGGCATTATGGAAAGCGGTGCGATGGCTGAGATACCTATGGAGAGGGTACGTGAGTCCTTTGAGACAAACGTATTCGGTCATCTGGAGTTGACACAGGGATTTGTGCGCAAAATGATTAAGCAGGGCCATGGTAAAGTTGTGTGGATTTCGTCGATGGGTGGAATCTTAAAGGTTCCATTTCTGGGAGCTTATTGCGCTACCAAGCATGCTATCGAAGCCATCGCCTGGATAATGAAAGAGGAGCTTGCACCTTATGGCGTGAAGGTTGCAACAATTAACCCGGGAGCCTACAGGACGGGTTTCAACGATACAGGAGCAGAAAGTGCGTATCAGTGGTATGATCCTGAAAAAGGTTTGATCAAACTTCCGGACTACAGAGACGCTTTATCCCAACAATATGATCCGCAAGAGATGATCGACGTTATGGTTGAGGTAATTCCATCTGACGATCATCTTTACCGCACTGTAAAACCGGAGACGACTGCGGATATTATGAAGCAGGTCCAAGCTAATGAATGGAAGGCTAAAGTTTAA